The Takifugu flavidus isolate HTHZ2018 chromosome 17, ASM371156v2, whole genome shotgun sequence genome contains a region encoding:
- the ythdf3 gene encoding YTH domain-containing family protein 3 isoform X1, with protein MSATTVDQRPKGQGNKVQNGSMHQKDGVNDDDFEPYISGQTNQNNSYPPMSDPYMPSYYAPSIGFPYSLGEAAWSTAGDPPMPYLTTYGQMSNGEPHFIPDGLFSQPGALGNTPPFLGQHGFNFFPGNADFSTWGTSVSQGQSTQSSVYSNSYGYAPSSLGRAIADGQAGFGSDTQLSKVPVLNSIEQGMTGLKLGTEMVSAVTKTVGSPIGGTAGMSSLATNSLPPSVSSSTPKPASWAAIAKKPAKLQPKVKPKANMGMVGGATIPPPPIKHNFNIGTWDDKGSLNKPPLAQTMLPPQPLVQQPLLAQHQPLLQNPLPHQPQHQHQPFQLQSLQSSQHHHPLPPGPPHLQLSSQPGPPLHHQHPQQPGPPPNRWVAPRNRGEGFCLGGGVPLSASLCSGELHPMLEKLQALNNYNPKDFDWSLKNGRIFIIKSYSEDDIHRSIKYSIWCSTEHGNKRLDGAYRSLGNKGPLYLLFSVNGSGHFCGVAEMRSPVDYNAYAGVWSQDKWKGKFEVKWIFIKDVPNNQLRHIRLENNDNKPVTNSRDTQEVPLEKAKQVLKIIATYKHTTSIFDDFAHYEKRQEEEEILRKAAAGLLSVHLVPPAPGAVSPPS; from the exons ATGTCTGCGACCACCGTCGATCAG AGACCTAAAGGACAAGGAAATAAAG TACAGAACGGATCGATGCATCAAAAGGATGGTGTGAATGATGATGATTTTGAGCCTTATATAAGCGGCCAGACAAATCAG AATAACAGCTACCCTCCAATGTCTGACCCCTACATGCCTAGTTATTATGCTCCATCCATTGGTTTCCCTTACTCTTTGGGAGAAGCTGCTTGGTCAACAGCAGGAGATCCTCCTATGCCCTACCTAACTACCTATGGACAGATGAGCAATGGTGAACCACATTTCATCCCTGATGGCCTGTTCAGCCAGCCTGGCGCACTGGGGAATACCCCTCCCTTTCTGGGCCAACATGGCTTTAACTTCTTCCCTGGCAATGCAGACTTTTCCACCTGGGGTACCAGCGTCTCTCAGGGTCAGTCCACGCAGAGCTCGGTGTACAGCAACAGCTACGGGTACGCCCCCAGCTCACTGGGTCGAGCCATTGCAGACGGACAGGCGGGGTTCGGAAGTGACACCCAGCTGAGTAAAGTCCCAGTGCTAAACAGCATCGAACAGGGTATGACGGGGTTAAAACTGGGTACAGAGATGGTGTCTGCTGTCACCAAAACTGTGGGGTCACCCATTGGAGGCACTGCAGGTATGAGCAGCTTGGCAACCAACAGCCTCCCCCCTTCGGTCAGCTCATCAACACCTAAACCCGCCTCATGGGCAGCCATTGCTAAGAAGCCAGCCAAACTGCAACCCAAGGTCAAACCCAAAGCCAACATGGGGATGGTGGGCGGTGCCACAATCCCCCCACCGCCTATAAAGCACAATTTCAACATTGGTACCTGGGATGATAAGGGCTCTCTGAACAAACCTCCGTTAGCTCAGACGATGCTGCCCCCGCAGCCTCTGGTGCAGCAGCCTCTACTTGCGCAACATCAGCCCCTCCTGCAGAACCCCCTGCCCCATCAGCctcaacaccaacaccaacccTTCCAGCTCCAGTCACTCCAGTCCTCGCAGCACCACCACCCTCTGCCCCCCGGTCCTCCTCACCTTCAACTCTCCTCCCAGCCCGGCCCGCcacttcatcatcaacatcCCCAGCAGCCCGGCCCGCCCCCTAACCGCTGGGTGGCTCCCAGAAACCGAGGCGAGGGGTTCTGCCTCGGCGGAGGGGTCCCGCTCAGTGCCTCTCTTTGTTCCGGAGAACTGCATCCcatgctggagaagctgcaggcgCTCAACAACTACAACCCCAAAGACTTTGATTGGAGCTTGAAAAATGGCCGCATTTTCATCATCAAGAGCTACTCAGAAGATGACATCCACCGCTCCATCAAGTACTCAATCTGGTGCAGCACAGAGCACGGCAACAAGCGCTTGGATGGCGCCTACCGCTCCCTGGGCAACAAGGGGCCCCTGTACCTGTTGTTCAGCGTCAACGGCAGCGGGCACTTCTGCGGCGTGGCGGAGATGCGCTCGCCGGTGGACTACAACGCCTATGCTGGCGTCTGGTCTCAGGACAAGTGGAAGGGCAAGTTTGAGGTGAAGTGGATTTTCATCAAAGACGTGCCCAACAACCAGCTGCGGCACATCCGGCTGGAGAACAATGACAACAAGCCAGTGACGAACTCCAGGGACACTCAGGAAGTGCCTCTGGAGAAGGCCAAACAAGTGCTAAAAATTATCGCCACTTACAAGCATACGACCTCAATCTTTGACGACTTTGCACATTATGAGAAACgccaggaagaggaggagattcTGAGGAAG gctgcagctggattATTATCGGTCCATCTTGTTCCACCTGCTCCTGGAGCTGTGTCACCCCCGAGCTGA
- the ythdf3 gene encoding YTH domain-containing family protein 3 isoform X3 — MSATTVDQRPKGQGNKVQNGSMHQKDGVNDDDFEPYISGQTNQNNSYPPMSDPYMPSYYAPSIGFPYSLGEAAWSTAGDPPMPYLTTYGQMSNGEPHFIPDGLFSQPGALGNTPPFLGQHGFNFFPGNADFSTWGTSVSQGQSTQSSVYSNSYGYAPSSLGRAIADGQAGFGSDTQLSKVPVLNSIEQGMTGLKLGTEMVSAVTKTVGSPIGGTAGMSSLATNSLPPSVSSSTPKPASWAAIAKKPAKLQPKVKPKANMGMVGGATIPPPPIKHNFNIGTWDDKGSLNKPPLAQTMLPPQPLVQQPLLAQHQPLLQNPLPHQPQHQHQPFQLQSLQSSQHHHPLPPGPPHLQLSSQPGPPLHHQHPQQPGPPPNRWVAPRNRGEGFCLGGGVPLSASLCSGELHPMLEKLQALNNYNPKDFDWSLKNGRIFIIKSYSEDDIHRSIKYSIWCSTEHGNKRLDGAYRSLGNKGPLYLLFSVNGSGHFCGVAEMRSPVDYNAYAGVWSQDKWKGKFEVKWIFIKDVPNNQLRHIRLENNDNKPVTNSRDTQEVPLEKAKQVLKIIATYKHTTSIFDDFAHYEKRQEEEEILRKERNRNKQ; from the exons ATGTCTGCGACCACCGTCGATCAG AGACCTAAAGGACAAGGAAATAAAG TACAGAACGGATCGATGCATCAAAAGGATGGTGTGAATGATGATGATTTTGAGCCTTATATAAGCGGCCAGACAAATCAG AATAACAGCTACCCTCCAATGTCTGACCCCTACATGCCTAGTTATTATGCTCCATCCATTGGTTTCCCTTACTCTTTGGGAGAAGCTGCTTGGTCAACAGCAGGAGATCCTCCTATGCCCTACCTAACTACCTATGGACAGATGAGCAATGGTGAACCACATTTCATCCCTGATGGCCTGTTCAGCCAGCCTGGCGCACTGGGGAATACCCCTCCCTTTCTGGGCCAACATGGCTTTAACTTCTTCCCTGGCAATGCAGACTTTTCCACCTGGGGTACCAGCGTCTCTCAGGGTCAGTCCACGCAGAGCTCGGTGTACAGCAACAGCTACGGGTACGCCCCCAGCTCACTGGGTCGAGCCATTGCAGACGGACAGGCGGGGTTCGGAAGTGACACCCAGCTGAGTAAAGTCCCAGTGCTAAACAGCATCGAACAGGGTATGACGGGGTTAAAACTGGGTACAGAGATGGTGTCTGCTGTCACCAAAACTGTGGGGTCACCCATTGGAGGCACTGCAGGTATGAGCAGCTTGGCAACCAACAGCCTCCCCCCTTCGGTCAGCTCATCAACACCTAAACCCGCCTCATGGGCAGCCATTGCTAAGAAGCCAGCCAAACTGCAACCCAAGGTCAAACCCAAAGCCAACATGGGGATGGTGGGCGGTGCCACAATCCCCCCACCGCCTATAAAGCACAATTTCAACATTGGTACCTGGGATGATAAGGGCTCTCTGAACAAACCTCCGTTAGCTCAGACGATGCTGCCCCCGCAGCCTCTGGTGCAGCAGCCTCTACTTGCGCAACATCAGCCCCTCCTGCAGAACCCCCTGCCCCATCAGCctcaacaccaacaccaacccTTCCAGCTCCAGTCACTCCAGTCCTCGCAGCACCACCACCCTCTGCCCCCCGGTCCTCCTCACCTTCAACTCTCCTCCCAGCCCGGCCCGCcacttcatcatcaacatcCCCAGCAGCCCGGCCCGCCCCCTAACCGCTGGGTGGCTCCCAGAAACCGAGGCGAGGGGTTCTGCCTCGGCGGAGGGGTCCCGCTCAGTGCCTCTCTTTGTTCCGGAGAACTGCATCCcatgctggagaagctgcaggcgCTCAACAACTACAACCCCAAAGACTTTGATTGGAGCTTGAAAAATGGCCGCATTTTCATCATCAAGAGCTACTCAGAAGATGACATCCACCGCTCCATCAAGTACTCAATCTGGTGCAGCACAGAGCACGGCAACAAGCGCTTGGATGGCGCCTACCGCTCCCTGGGCAACAAGGGGCCCCTGTACCTGTTGTTCAGCGTCAACGGCAGCGGGCACTTCTGCGGCGTGGCGGAGATGCGCTCGCCGGTGGACTACAACGCCTATGCTGGCGTCTGGTCTCAGGACAAGTGGAAGGGCAAGTTTGAGGTGAAGTGGATTTTCATCAAAGACGTGCCCAACAACCAGCTGCGGCACATCCGGCTGGAGAACAATGACAACAAGCCAGTGACGAACTCCAGGGACACTCAGGAAGTGCCTCTGGAGAAGGCCAAACAAGTGCTAAAAATTATCGCCACTTACAAGCATACGACCTCAATCTTTGACGACTTTGCACATTATGAGAAACgccaggaagaggaggagattcTGAGGAAG GAACGCAATAGAAATAAACAGTAA
- the ythdf3 gene encoding YTH domain-containing family protein 3 isoform X2 has product MSATTVDQRPKGQGNKVQNGSMHQKDGVNDDDFEPYISGQTNQNNSYPPMSDPYMPSYYAPSIGFPYSLGEAAWSTAGDPPMPYLTTYGQMSNGEPHFIPDGLFSQPGALGNTPPFLGQHGFNFFPGNADFSTWGTSVSQGQSTQSSVYSNSYGYAPSSLGRAIADGQAGFGSDTQLSKVPVLNSIEQGMTGLKLGTEMVSAVTKTVGSPIGGTAGMSSLATNSLPPSVSSSTPKPASWAAIAKKPAKLQPKVKPKANMGMVGGATIPPPPIKHNFNIGTWDDKGSLNKPPLAQTMLPPQPLVQQPLLAQHQPLLQNPLPHQPQHQHQPFQLQSLQSSQHHHPLPPGPPHLQLSSQPGPPLHHQHPQQPGPPPNRWVAPRNRGEGFCLGGGVPLSASLCSGELHPMLEKLQALNNYNPKDFDWSLKNGRIFIIKSYSEDDIHRSIKYSIWCSTEHGNKRLDGAYRSLGNKGPLYLLFSVNGSGHFCGVAEMRSPVDYNAYAGVWSQDKWKGKFEVKWIFIKDVPNNQLRHIRLENNDNKPVTNSRDTQEVPLEKAKQVLKIIATYKHTTSIFDDFAHYEKRQEEEEILRKHARPGELKCL; this is encoded by the exons ATGTCTGCGACCACCGTCGATCAG AGACCTAAAGGACAAGGAAATAAAG TACAGAACGGATCGATGCATCAAAAGGATGGTGTGAATGATGATGATTTTGAGCCTTATATAAGCGGCCAGACAAATCAG AATAACAGCTACCCTCCAATGTCTGACCCCTACATGCCTAGTTATTATGCTCCATCCATTGGTTTCCCTTACTCTTTGGGAGAAGCTGCTTGGTCAACAGCAGGAGATCCTCCTATGCCCTACCTAACTACCTATGGACAGATGAGCAATGGTGAACCACATTTCATCCCTGATGGCCTGTTCAGCCAGCCTGGCGCACTGGGGAATACCCCTCCCTTTCTGGGCCAACATGGCTTTAACTTCTTCCCTGGCAATGCAGACTTTTCCACCTGGGGTACCAGCGTCTCTCAGGGTCAGTCCACGCAGAGCTCGGTGTACAGCAACAGCTACGGGTACGCCCCCAGCTCACTGGGTCGAGCCATTGCAGACGGACAGGCGGGGTTCGGAAGTGACACCCAGCTGAGTAAAGTCCCAGTGCTAAACAGCATCGAACAGGGTATGACGGGGTTAAAACTGGGTACAGAGATGGTGTCTGCTGTCACCAAAACTGTGGGGTCACCCATTGGAGGCACTGCAGGTATGAGCAGCTTGGCAACCAACAGCCTCCCCCCTTCGGTCAGCTCATCAACACCTAAACCCGCCTCATGGGCAGCCATTGCTAAGAAGCCAGCCAAACTGCAACCCAAGGTCAAACCCAAAGCCAACATGGGGATGGTGGGCGGTGCCACAATCCCCCCACCGCCTATAAAGCACAATTTCAACATTGGTACCTGGGATGATAAGGGCTCTCTGAACAAACCTCCGTTAGCTCAGACGATGCTGCCCCCGCAGCCTCTGGTGCAGCAGCCTCTACTTGCGCAACATCAGCCCCTCCTGCAGAACCCCCTGCCCCATCAGCctcaacaccaacaccaacccTTCCAGCTCCAGTCACTCCAGTCCTCGCAGCACCACCACCCTCTGCCCCCCGGTCCTCCTCACCTTCAACTCTCCTCCCAGCCCGGCCCGCcacttcatcatcaacatcCCCAGCAGCCCGGCCCGCCCCCTAACCGCTGGGTGGCTCCCAGAAACCGAGGCGAGGGGTTCTGCCTCGGCGGAGGGGTCCCGCTCAGTGCCTCTCTTTGTTCCGGAGAACTGCATCCcatgctggagaagctgcaggcgCTCAACAACTACAACCCCAAAGACTTTGATTGGAGCTTGAAAAATGGCCGCATTTTCATCATCAAGAGCTACTCAGAAGATGACATCCACCGCTCCATCAAGTACTCAATCTGGTGCAGCACAGAGCACGGCAACAAGCGCTTGGATGGCGCCTACCGCTCCCTGGGCAACAAGGGGCCCCTGTACCTGTTGTTCAGCGTCAACGGCAGCGGGCACTTCTGCGGCGTGGCGGAGATGCGCTCGCCGGTGGACTACAACGCCTATGCTGGCGTCTGGTCTCAGGACAAGTGGAAGGGCAAGTTTGAGGTGAAGTGGATTTTCATCAAAGACGTGCCCAACAACCAGCTGCGGCACATCCGGCTGGAGAACAATGACAACAAGCCAGTGACGAACTCCAGGGACACTCAGGAAGTGCCTCTGGAGAAGGCCAAACAAGTGCTAAAAATTATCGCCACTTACAAGCATACGACCTCAATCTTTGACGACTTTGCACATTATGAGAAACgccaggaagaggaggagattcTGAGGAAG CACGCTCGGCCTGGCGAGCTGAAATGCCTTTGA
- the ythdf3 gene encoding YTH domain-containing family protein 3 isoform X4 — MHQKDGVNDDDFEPYISGQTNQNNSYPPMSDPYMPSYYAPSIGFPYSLGEAAWSTAGDPPMPYLTTYGQMSNGEPHFIPDGLFSQPGALGNTPPFLGQHGFNFFPGNADFSTWGTSVSQGQSTQSSVYSNSYGYAPSSLGRAIADGQAGFGSDTQLSKVPVLNSIEQGMTGLKLGTEMVSAVTKTVGSPIGGTAGMSSLATNSLPPSVSSSTPKPASWAAIAKKPAKLQPKVKPKANMGMVGGATIPPPPIKHNFNIGTWDDKGSLNKPPLAQTMLPPQPLVQQPLLAQHQPLLQNPLPHQPQHQHQPFQLQSLQSSQHHHPLPPGPPHLQLSSQPGPPLHHQHPQQPGPPPNRWVAPRNRGEGFCLGGGVPLSASLCSGELHPMLEKLQALNNYNPKDFDWSLKNGRIFIIKSYSEDDIHRSIKYSIWCSTEHGNKRLDGAYRSLGNKGPLYLLFSVNGSGHFCGVAEMRSPVDYNAYAGVWSQDKWKGKFEVKWIFIKDVPNNQLRHIRLENNDNKPVTNSRDTQEVPLEKAKQVLKIIATYKHTTSIFDDFAHYEKRQEEEEILRKAAAGLLSVHLVPPAPGAVSPPS; from the exons ATGCATCAAAAGGATGGTGTGAATGATGATGATTTTGAGCCTTATATAAGCGGCCAGACAAATCAG AATAACAGCTACCCTCCAATGTCTGACCCCTACATGCCTAGTTATTATGCTCCATCCATTGGTTTCCCTTACTCTTTGGGAGAAGCTGCTTGGTCAACAGCAGGAGATCCTCCTATGCCCTACCTAACTACCTATGGACAGATGAGCAATGGTGAACCACATTTCATCCCTGATGGCCTGTTCAGCCAGCCTGGCGCACTGGGGAATACCCCTCCCTTTCTGGGCCAACATGGCTTTAACTTCTTCCCTGGCAATGCAGACTTTTCCACCTGGGGTACCAGCGTCTCTCAGGGTCAGTCCACGCAGAGCTCGGTGTACAGCAACAGCTACGGGTACGCCCCCAGCTCACTGGGTCGAGCCATTGCAGACGGACAGGCGGGGTTCGGAAGTGACACCCAGCTGAGTAAAGTCCCAGTGCTAAACAGCATCGAACAGGGTATGACGGGGTTAAAACTGGGTACAGAGATGGTGTCTGCTGTCACCAAAACTGTGGGGTCACCCATTGGAGGCACTGCAGGTATGAGCAGCTTGGCAACCAACAGCCTCCCCCCTTCGGTCAGCTCATCAACACCTAAACCCGCCTCATGGGCAGCCATTGCTAAGAAGCCAGCCAAACTGCAACCCAAGGTCAAACCCAAAGCCAACATGGGGATGGTGGGCGGTGCCACAATCCCCCCACCGCCTATAAAGCACAATTTCAACATTGGTACCTGGGATGATAAGGGCTCTCTGAACAAACCTCCGTTAGCTCAGACGATGCTGCCCCCGCAGCCTCTGGTGCAGCAGCCTCTACTTGCGCAACATCAGCCCCTCCTGCAGAACCCCCTGCCCCATCAGCctcaacaccaacaccaacccTTCCAGCTCCAGTCACTCCAGTCCTCGCAGCACCACCACCCTCTGCCCCCCGGTCCTCCTCACCTTCAACTCTCCTCCCAGCCCGGCCCGCcacttcatcatcaacatcCCCAGCAGCCCGGCCCGCCCCCTAACCGCTGGGTGGCTCCCAGAAACCGAGGCGAGGGGTTCTGCCTCGGCGGAGGGGTCCCGCTCAGTGCCTCTCTTTGTTCCGGAGAACTGCATCCcatgctggagaagctgcaggcgCTCAACAACTACAACCCCAAAGACTTTGATTGGAGCTTGAAAAATGGCCGCATTTTCATCATCAAGAGCTACTCAGAAGATGACATCCACCGCTCCATCAAGTACTCAATCTGGTGCAGCACAGAGCACGGCAACAAGCGCTTGGATGGCGCCTACCGCTCCCTGGGCAACAAGGGGCCCCTGTACCTGTTGTTCAGCGTCAACGGCAGCGGGCACTTCTGCGGCGTGGCGGAGATGCGCTCGCCGGTGGACTACAACGCCTATGCTGGCGTCTGGTCTCAGGACAAGTGGAAGGGCAAGTTTGAGGTGAAGTGGATTTTCATCAAAGACGTGCCCAACAACCAGCTGCGGCACATCCGGCTGGAGAACAATGACAACAAGCCAGTGACGAACTCCAGGGACACTCAGGAAGTGCCTCTGGAGAAGGCCAAACAAGTGCTAAAAATTATCGCCACTTACAAGCATACGACCTCAATCTTTGACGACTTTGCACATTATGAGAAACgccaggaagaggaggagattcTGAGGAAG gctgcagctggattATTATCGGTCCATCTTGTTCCACCTGCTCCTGGAGCTGTGTCACCCCCGAGCTGA